The region CATAAGAGCAGTAACGAAATTGAACTACTCCGTTTTTGGAATAACCACAAGGATACAAAAAAACTAAGCCTATAATTCTCCGCTACTACATTCCATCTTCAGCCAAGTACGCCGCTATACCATGCATGCGTCCGAAAGACACATGCTAACTGGGGGTGCCAAAAAAATATGTACTTTTATCCATAGTAGTAACTGTTTGTGGAAAAACAAAACTACTTAAAAGAGTTGGGAGTTCCTTATGGGCTCCCTTCTCTTAAATTTTTATCGGACAACAGTGAATTTGAATATATTTACGAAAGTGAAATGATGGAAATTGGTAATTACGCGGTCAGGAGACCGCCATTTGTTCAAGCGTAGTTTTGAAAACTACGCTTAGCAAGGTGCAACTGACTATTGTGGTGAAAGTAAAACGCAAAAAGCACGCAACTAACGTCGCATGCTTTTATATTTTTTTTAGAAATCTATAGAATGCAAAAGATTATTTATTCACTTCATCTTCATAACTAACTGAATAAACTCTTTCTTCCATTAGCCTTTGATTCAAATAACTAAAAATCAATTTTGTACCTTTTTAATAATTTTAAAAATGTTGACCAGGATTCTTTTTCAGATCTTATTTTTTCTACAACTACATTATTTGCAACAATATTTTGAAGCCTATATTCATAACTGCTAGCAAATAATTTTTCATCTAAAGTCCTATCTTGTAGTAATTTTTCACAAACTTCGAATAGTCCCAAATAATCATCAACCATAGACCATTCTTCCTCTGATGATGGTTCCCATGTATTATTCTTTCTAAGTTTTCCATGAACCATTCTTAGAGACTCTATTCCAAACATTTCTCTAATTTTTAGATGATTTGCGGCATTTGTAACTTTACTTTGATACCTAAATTGAAAATAAGAAAGTACAAAAGTAATAGTAATAGCAACACTAGATACCGCCAAAAAGATGTTAGTAATTTCTTGTGACATAACAAATAATTTTAATTTAGTGAAAAGTTCTAATCAAAAGGTGGGATTTTTACCCACCTTTTTTATTTTATTAAAACGTAGTTGTTAATCTTACGTGTTTAATATAATCTTTTGAACCAGAATAGGAATTATTTGGAGAATTTGTATCAAAAACTATACCTTGTCCAGCATCAAGTGAGAATGTTTCATTTGTCCAATACCAACCAACTAATGGAGTAATTTTGGGGTTTGTTACATTAGATACATTGTCATATATTAATTTCATATCATTCCAATTTGGTGTTTTCCAAATTTTACCGTTTCTATTTTCATTTAAATTTTTAGCCACATACCATGTCATATCAGTAATTTCATTTGTTTTTTGAACAATTTTACCATGCTGTCCTGTTCCGTCAACATAAAAAATAACACCACCGTATAATTCATCACCAATATTATAAGTAGGAACACTTGTAGTAAATGAATACAAACCACTACTTACAAAACCACCACCATTTGATGCAAGAACTTTGTAATAATATAGAGTATTTGGTGTTAACCCTGTTAAATTTATACTTACAGTTGTATTATTAGTTAATGTAATAGTACTCGATGTATTTGTAAGTGACCCCGCACTTGTTCCATATTTAACATATACATTAGTAGATGATCCACCTGTATTAACATCTGCATTAATTGTTACACTAGTAGATGTAATATTAGATGCACTTAAATTACTTACAGTTGGTGCAATTACAGGATTGGTTACTACAATATTATTAATTGTTTTTGTATCATCACAACCATCTTTTACAGTTGCGGTATATGTACCTGCAGTTGCATTAAATACATTACTAGGTTGAAAAACACCACTATTTAATTGATAATTATATGGTAATGTTCCACCACTAGCAGTTAATGTAATTTGACCATTTCCGCCAACAGTAGTTGGATTAGTAACACTACTAGTTAATGATAATTGATTTGGTTGAGTAATAGTAATGTCTTTAGTTGTTGTTACTGTTCCACTTTTAACTGTTACTGTATATGTACCTACCGATAAATTACTAAATGTACCACTAGATTGATATTGACCATTACCAATTTTATATTCATAATTTCCGTTTTCACCACTTGCTGTTACTGTAAAACTACCTGTACTGCGTCCATAACAAGTTACATTTGTTTGTGATGTAATAGTAATAGTTAATTGATTTGGCTGTGTAATAGTTACACTTTTAGTAAATTCTTTTCCTTTACTATCTGTTACTTTTATATTATAGGTACCCGCAATTAAATTTTCAAATTTACCATCTCTATTTGCATCAAGTTGATTATTATTATAATAATCGTATTCACCGTTACCGGTTACTACTGTAACAGTAATAGAGCCATTACTACCTCCATTAGTGGTAACATTAGTAGATGTGACATTACAAACTAAATCTTTAATTTGTTCAGTTTTAGTGTCATTCTCGCACCCAAATAATACAAAAAGCAACATTGTTGCTAGTACTGTAACAGAAAATCTACCCATGGTCATATAGTTTTAAGTTTTATAATCAATTCAATAGCATTCAATAATTCAATTACCAAATTAATATTTAATTGCTATAATACAAAGTAATTGCAATTAAAGATATCTTAAAAATCAATATTGACTCCTTTTGACAAAAGGACAATAATTTAGGACTAATGCCAATATATCTAAGATTATCACCACTATAGCACAACCCGTTCCTAAATGTGGAGCTCCTAAGTGTGATGCGGAGTTAGAATGCAAAAAGCGCTTAAACATTGAACCAAAGGTGCCAAAGCATTAACAGAGGGCAACGCCCTATGTTGTAAACACCCTTGATAATTACATCGCCCTGTAAGGGCAAAAGGCTGTTCGTATCATCATATACATCGTAACTGCCTTTCGCCCTTTCAGGGCTTAGTGGAGTGCTACTTCACTACAATGGGCGATGCCCATTGTTTTTGCTTTAAGCCCATTGGGCTTATTCCACTCAAGTTATTCACAAAACATCCATTTTATCAAAAATCAGTTTCGTTTTAAGCAAAAATTTGTAGGTTTGGCTTTCAGAATTTTAGAAACCAAATCAAAAAACAAATAACTTAAAACCTAACTAAAAATGTCGCACGAACCAGTTGAAAAAATCAAAGGTCTTCCGGAGAATGCATACACTGAGCTGAAGGAAGGCGAAGAGTACCAACCCGTGATGTCCCCAACCAGAATTGTTCCTGAGGTAACAACATGGAGTGTTCTATGGGGATTGGTGATGGCCGTAATATTCTCAGCCGCAGCCGCTTATCTGGGATTAAAAATTGGACAGGTATTTGAAGCCGCAATTCCCATTGCAATTATTGCAGTAGGTTTATCTACAGTAACTAAGCGCAAAGGCGCATTGGGCGAGAATGTTATTATTCAATCTATTGGAGCCAGTTCAGGAGTTATAGTTGCAGGTGCAATTTTCACACTACCCGCACTTTACATCCTTAACCTCGATGCAGAATTTTACAAGGTATTCCTTGCATCGCTATTCGGTGGAATTCTAGGTATTCTATTCCTAATTCCATTCCGCAAATACTTTGTTTCCGATATGCACGGAAAATATCCATTCCCCGAGGCCACTGCAACCACCGAGGTTCTTGTATCGGGCGAAAAGGGTGGCTCCCAGGCACGACTACTACTAGTTAGCGGATTAATTGGAGGTATTTACGATTTCATTATTGCCACATTTGGCTGGTGGAGCGAGGTGGTTACAACCCGTGTAATTCCAATTGGCGAGGTCATTGCCGATAAAGCAAAACTTGTGTTCAAAATCAACGTAGGTGCGGCTGTTATGGGCTTAGGGTACATCATTGGGCTTAAATATACCGCAATTATTGCAGCAGGCTCGTTTGTAGGTTGGTTTGTAATTATTCCAATCATAAATTACTTTGCCCCAGGTTTAACCGAGGCCGTTGGAAGTAACATTACCGATGTTGTTGGAAACATGAGCGCGGAGCAAATCTTCACCGCTTACGTTCGTCCAATTGGTATTGGAGGTATTGCAATGGCCGGTATTATTGGCATAATTCGCTCTAGTTCTATCATCAAAAAAGCATTTGGACTAGCTGTTTCGGAGTTAACCGGTGGAAAAAAATCGATAGCAAAAGAAGAACTCCGTACTCGCAGAGATATACCTATGGCAATTATCGCAATTGGCATTCTACTTACTGCTGTTCTACTTTTTGTATTCTTCCAATTTGGAGTTGTTCATAACCTTACACATGCATTGGTAGGACTTGGTATTGTAATGGTTATTGCATTCCTTTTCACCACAGTTGCCGCAAATGCAATTGCTATTGTTGGTACAAACCCAGTATCGGGAATGACCCTTATGACGCTTATTATAGCATCGCTTATTCTTGCATCAATAGGATTATCGGGAACATCCGGAATGGTTGCAGCATTAATAATTGGGGGTGTTGTGTGTACTGCATTATCTATGGCCGGAGGCTTTATAACCGACCTAAAAATTGGATACTGGCTAGGTACATCGCCCTATAAGCAACAAACCTGGAAATTTTTAGGTACACTTGTATCGGCTGCTACCGTTGGTGGTGTTATCATCATCCTTAATAAAACATACGGATTTACAGGCGAAGGCGCTTTGGTTGCTCCTCAGGCAAACGCCATGGCTGCCGTTATTGAACCTATGATGAGTGGAAAACCTGCACCATGGTTACTGTACGGAGCTGGAGCTTTTCTTTCGTTAATTCTTACTATGATTGGAGTTCCTGCGTTGGCTTTCTCCTTGGGTATGTTTATTCCACTTCAACTTAACACGCCATTGCTAATTGGCGGTATTGTTGCCCACATAGTTGGAACTCGTTCAAAAGACGCTAAAGTTAATCAAGCACGCAAGGAGCGCGGAACTTTAATTGCATCGGGATTCATTGCCGGTGGTGCATTAATGGGCGTAATAAGTGCTGTACTTAAATTTGGAGGAATCAACTTTGTAAATGCGGAATGGTTTGAGTCTCACTCAGCCGAAATAATTGGTTTTGCAATGTTCCTAATCCTTTGTGGATACATGATTTGGGAAAGTTTAAGGGCAAAACCCGAGGCCGAAGAATAGTACAAACACCAAGTTAAAAGTTAAGGGATACTGAACATTTCTCTTAAC is a window of Tenuifilaceae bacterium CYCD DNA encoding:
- a CDS encoding peptide transporter — translated: MSHEPVEKIKGLPENAYTELKEGEEYQPVMSPTRIVPEVTTWSVLWGLVMAVIFSAAAAYLGLKIGQVFEAAIPIAIIAVGLSTVTKRKGALGENVIIQSIGASSGVIVAGAIFTLPALYILNLDAEFYKVFLASLFGGILGILFLIPFRKYFVSDMHGKYPFPEATATTEVLVSGEKGGSQARLLLVSGLIGGIYDFIIATFGWWSEVVTTRVIPIGEVIADKAKLVFKINVGAAVMGLGYIIGLKYTAIIAAGSFVGWFVIIPIINYFAPGLTEAVGSNITDVVGNMSAEQIFTAYVRPIGIGGIAMAGIIGIIRSSSIIKKAFGLAVSELTGGKKSIAKEELRTRRDIPMAIIAIGILLTAVLLFVFFQFGVVHNLTHALVGLGIVMVIAFLFTTVAANAIAIVGTNPVSGMTLMTLIIASLILASIGLSGTSGMVAALIIGGVVCTALSMAGGFITDLKIGYWLGTSPYKQQTWKFLGTLVSAATVGGVIIILNKTYGFTGEGALVAPQANAMAAVIEPMMSGKPAPWLLYGAGAFLSLILTMIGVPALAFSLGMFIPLQLNTPLLIGGIVAHIVGTRSKDAKVNQARKERGTLIASGFIAGGALMGVISAVLKFGGINFVNAEWFESHSAEIIGFAMFLILCGYMIWESLRAKPEAEE